One window from the genome of Deinococcus sp. NW-56 encodes:
- a CDS encoding acetyl-CoA hydrolase/transferase family protein, which translates to MNTKTAAQIQALLEERRLPAGARVVMSGNHAVPWRLLGLVDGTLPGYRLNALNAPRGLPRRDGVSYETSFVGPGMRGSARLSYTPARLSQVPLLFSTTRPPDVLLLHVSAPRGGRVSLGTEVNILPAAIEACRARGGLILGQLNPQMPYTFGDGEYDVDLFDGLLEVDEALASPPPRGEPAAGAAESAALIGDRVAARVADGATLQLGIGEVPDATLPGLSRRRRLGVWSEMFSDGILSLDAAGALDPDRPVVASFAFGSPELYRWLDGNERVVMRRTEVTNDPAQIAQQPGMTSVNTALQIDLFGQANASRIGARIHSGFGGQTDFIVGALHSPGGQAIMALRSWHPKAQVSTIVPMLQEPTTSFQPTAVVTEQGVAEILGHDEKAQAVALIEQAAHPHARAYLWEEARRLGLT; encoded by the coding sequence ATGAACACCAAAACGGCGGCCCAGATTCAGGCCCTGCTGGAAGAACGGCGGCTCCCCGCAGGCGCCCGCGTGGTCATGAGCGGCAACCATGCGGTTCCCTGGCGGCTCCTGGGACTCGTGGACGGGACGCTGCCGGGCTACCGCCTGAACGCGCTCAACGCCCCGCGGGGCCTGCCACGCCGGGACGGGGTGAGCTACGAGACCTCCTTCGTGGGGCCGGGCATGCGCGGCAGCGCCCGCCTGAGCTATACCCCCGCGCGGCTCTCGCAGGTGCCGCTGCTGTTCTCCACCACCCGGCCGCCCGACGTGCTGCTGCTGCACGTCTCCGCGCCGCGCGGCGGGAGGGTGTCGCTGGGCACCGAGGTCAACATTCTCCCCGCCGCGATTGAGGCCTGCCGGGCACGCGGCGGCCTGATCCTGGGGCAGCTCAACCCGCAGATGCCCTACACCTTCGGGGACGGGGAATACGACGTGGACCTCTTCGACGGGTTGCTGGAGGTCGACGAAGCCCTCGCCTCGCCCCCCCCGCGCGGGGAGCCAGCGGCGGGGGCGGCCGAGTCGGCGGCCCTGATCGGGGACCGGGTGGCGGCCCGCGTGGCCGACGGCGCGACCCTGCAACTCGGCATCGGGGAGGTGCCCGACGCGACCCTGCCCGGCCTGAGCCGCCGCCGCCGACTGGGGGTCTGGTCGGAGATGTTCAGCGACGGCATCCTCAGCCTCGACGCGGCCGGAGCGCTGGACCCCGACCGACCGGTGGTGGCGTCCTTCGCCTTCGGCTCGCCCGAGCTGTACCGCTGGCTCGACGGCAACGAGCGGGTGGTCATGCGCCGCACCGAAGTCACCAACGACCCCGCGCAGATCGCCCAGCAGCCCGGCATGACGAGCGTGAACACCGCCCTCCAGATCGACCTCTTCGGGCAGGCCAACGCCAGCCGCATCGGGGCGCGGATCCACTCGGGCTTCGGCGGGCAGACCGACTTCATCGTGGGAGCGCTGCACTCGCCCGGCGGCCAGGCGATCATGGCGCTGCGCTCCTGGCACCCCAAGGCGCAGGTGTCCACCATCGTGCCCATGCTTCAGGAACCCACGACCTCCTTCCAGCCCACCGCCGTGGTGACCGAGCAGGGGGTCGCGGAGATTCTGGGCCACGACGAGAAGGCGCAGGCGGTCGCCCTGATCGAGCAGGCCGCCCACCCCCACGCCCGCGCCTACCTGTGGGAGGAAGCGCGGCGGCTGGGCCTGACGTAA
- a CDS encoding inorganic phosphate transporter, whose translation MEAALIGFVIIIALALAFDFINGFHDTANAIATSVATKVLTPAQAIAMAAILNVVGALAGTAVAKTIATDIVPQEFATLGLTGAALLSAIIWNLFTWWKGLPSSSSHALIFSLVGAGVAAGGWEIIIPAGVRKTLIGLVSSPALGFIVPIVFMALLSWLVLRWMRPRTVTRTFRWLQIGSAAFMAFSHGGNDAQKAMGIMTFALSAYLGTQVSEVPLWIILSAAAAMGLGTAMGGWRIIKTMGFKVVDLKPVDGFVAEASAAAIIVSATHLGIPVSTTHTISTSIMGVGTTKGFRKVKWQVAGRIVQAWIFTIPVCIALGWIIHKVMLLTLGI comes from the coding sequence ATGGAAGCGGCCCTGATCGGATTTGTCATCATCATCGCGCTGGCACTGGCCTTTGACTTCATCAACGGCTTTCACGACACCGCCAACGCCATCGCCACCTCGGTCGCCACCAAGGTGCTCACGCCCGCGCAGGCCATCGCCATGGCCGCGATTCTCAACGTGGTCGGGGCGCTCGCGGGTACGGCGGTTGCCAAGACCATCGCCACCGACATCGTGCCGCAGGAGTTCGCCACCCTGGGCCTGACGGGCGCGGCGCTGCTGAGCGCGATCATCTGGAACCTCTTCACGTGGTGGAAGGGACTGCCGAGCAGCTCCAGCCACGCCCTGATCTTCTCGCTGGTGGGGGCGGGCGTCGCGGCGGGCGGATGGGAGATCATCATTCCCGCCGGGGTTCGCAAGACCCTGATCGGCCTGGTGAGCAGCCCGGCGCTGGGCTTTATCGTGCCCATCGTGTTCATGGCGCTGCTCTCGTGGCTGGTGCTCAGATGGATGCGCCCGCGCACGGTCACGCGCACCTTCCGCTGGCTCCAGATCGGCTCGGCGGCCTTTATGGCCTTCTCGCACGGCGGCAACGACGCGCAAAAGGCGATGGGCATCATGACCTTCGCGCTGAGCGCGTACCTGGGCACCCAGGTCAGCGAGGTGCCGCTGTGGATCATCCTCTCGGCGGCGGCCGCGATGGGCCTGGGCACCGCGATGGGCGGCTGGCGCATCATCAAGACGATGGGCTTCAAGGTCGTGGACCTCAAACCCGTCGACGGCTTCGTCGCGGAGGCGAGCGCCGCCGCGATCATCGTGAGCGCCACCCACCTCGGCATCCCTGTGAGCACCACCCACACCATCTCGACCTCGATCATGGGCGTGGGCACCACCAAGGGCTTCCGCAAGGTCAAGTGGCAGGTCGCCGGGCGCATCGTGCAGGCCTGGATCTTCACGATTCCGGTGTGCATCGCGCTGGGCTGGATCATCCACAAGGTGATGCTGCTGACGCTGGGCATCTGA
- a CDS encoding type III pantothenate kinase codes for MPASHSSFPLLAVDIGNTSTVLGLADASLTLTHTWRVRTNRDHLPDDLALQLQGLFALAGAAPPRAAVLSSVAPPLGQNYALALRRHFRVEAFEVSAGNLPDVTVELDQPGAVGADRLANLFGAERYLGGHEYAVVVDFGTSTNFDVIGRGRRFLGGVLATGAQLSADALFSRAAKLPRITLEAPRTAIGKNTTHALQSGLVFGYAEMVDGLLRRIRAELPGPAVAVATGGFSRTVEGICREIDHYDETLTVRGLLELWASRPDRG; via the coding sequence GTGCCTGCCTCCCACTCCTCCTTTCCGCTGCTCGCCGTGGATATCGGCAACACCAGCACGGTGCTGGGCCTTGCGGACGCCTCGCTGACCCTGACCCATACCTGGCGGGTCCGCACCAACCGCGACCATCTGCCCGACGACCTCGCGCTGCAACTTCAGGGCCTGTTCGCGCTGGCGGGGGCCGCGCCGCCCCGCGCCGCCGTGCTAAGCAGTGTGGCGCCGCCGCTGGGCCAGAACTATGCGCTCGCCCTGCGCCGCCACTTCCGGGTGGAGGCCTTCGAGGTCAGCGCGGGGAACCTGCCCGACGTGACGGTCGAACTCGACCAGCCGGGCGCGGTGGGCGCCGACCGCCTCGCCAACCTGTTCGGGGCCGAGCGGTACCTCGGCGGGCACGAGTACGCGGTCGTCGTGGACTTCGGCACCTCCACCAACTTCGACGTGATCGGGCGCGGGCGCCGCTTTCTGGGGGGCGTGCTGGCGACGGGAGCGCAGCTCAGCGCCGACGCCCTCTTCTCGCGGGCGGCCAAGCTGCCGCGCATCACGCTCGAAGCGCCGCGCACCGCCATCGGCAAGAACACCACCCACGCCCTGCAATCCGGCCTCGTCTTCGGGTACGCCGAGATGGTGGACGGCCTGCTGCGCCGCATCCGCGCCGAGCTACCGGGTCCGGCCGTCGCGGTCGCCACGGGCGGTTTCTCGCGCACGGTGGAGGGGATCTGCCGCGAGATCGACCATTACGACGAGACGTTGACCGTGCGTGGCCTGCTGGAACTGTGGGCCAGCCGTCCTGACCGGGGCTAA